In Quercus robur chromosome 10, dhQueRobu3.1, whole genome shotgun sequence, a genomic segment contains:
- the LOC126701389 gene encoding ammonium transporter 3 member 1-like, translating into MATPPIPIAYQSGTSLAVPYWLNKGDNAWQMISATLVGLQSVPGLVILYGSIVKKKWAVNSAFMALYAFAAVVICWVTWAYKMSFGDKLLPFWGKAGPALGQKFLLKWAALPESTQYNSTGGIETAMVNPYYPMATMVWFQCVFAAITLILLAGSLLGRMNFKAWMMFVPLWLTFSYTVGAFSLWGGGFLFHWGVMDYSGGYVIHLSSGIGGFTAANWVGPRLKRDRERFPPNNVLLTLAGAGLLWMGWAGFNGGDPYAANIDSSMAVLNTNICAATSLLMWTSLDVIFFNKPSVIGAVQGMITGLVCITPGAGLVQGWAAIVMGILSGSVPWFTMMIVQKKSKLLQKVDDTLGVFHTHAVAGLLGGILTGVFAEPELCNLFLPVTNSRGGVYGGNGGIQVGKQIVGGLFIIGWNLVVTTIICLVIKVVIPLRMPDDLLLIGDDAAHGEEAYALWGDGEKYDSTKHGNYSDETEHPKLSTGATQEV; encoded by the exons ATGGCTACTCCACCAATACCAATAGCTTACCAATCCGGCACATCTCTAGCAGTGCCATATTGGTTGAACAAAGGAGATAACGCATGGCAAATGATATCAGCCACACTGGTTGGTCTACAAAGTGTGCCAGGGCTTGTCATACTCTATGGTAGTATTGTCAAGAAAAAATGGGCTGTAAACTCAGCTTTCATGGCTTTATATGCTTTTGCAGCTGTGGTAATTTGTTGGGTTACATGGGCATACAAGATGTCCTTTGGTGATAAGCTCCTTCCCTTCTGGGGCAAAGCTGGACCAGCTTTAGGCCAGAAGTTCCTTTTGAAATGGGCTGCACTACCTGAATCTACGCAGTATAATAGTACTGGTGGGATAGAGACGGCTATGGTTAACCCATACTACCCCATGGCAACGATGGTGTGGTTTCAGTGTGTGTTTGCTGCAATCACTTTGATACTTTTAGCTGGATCTTTGTTGGGGAGGATGAATTTTAAGGCATGGATGATGTTTGTGCCACTTTGGCTTACTTTCTCTTACACTGTAGGAGCATTCAGTTTGTGGGGTGGTGGGTTCTTGTTCCATTGGGGTGTCATGGACTATTCTGGTGGTTATGTCATTCATCTTTCTTCTGGGATTGGTGGATTCACAGCTGCTAACTGg GTGGGACCAAGATTgaaaagagacagagagagatttCCTCCAAACAATGTATTGTTGACACTGGCAGGAGCAGGGTTACTGTGGATGGGATGGGCAGGATTCAATGGTGGAGATCCATATGCAGCCAATATAGATTCTTCCATGGCTGTTCTAAACACCAACATTTGTGCTGCTACTAGCCTCCTGATGTGGACATCGCTAGACGTTATTTTCTTCAATAAACCCTCAGTCATTGGAGCCGTCCAGGGCATGATCACTGGCCTTGTTTGCATCACACCCGGTGCAG GTCTTGTTCAAGGATGGGCAGCTATAGTGATGGGAATTTTGTCAGGAAGTGTTCCATGGTTCACTATGATGATAGTACAAAAGAAGTCAAAACTACTCCAAAAGGTTGATGACACACTAGGTGTGTTTCACACCCATGCTGTGGCTGGATTACTTGGTGGAATTCTTACTGGTGTCTTTGCTGAGCCTGAACTATGCAACCTCTTTCTGCCGGTTACAAACTCTAGGGGAGGAGTCTATGGAGGAAACGGAGGAATACAAGTTGGCAAACAGATTGTAGGTGGCTTATTCATCATTGGATGGAACCTTGTTGTCACAACTATCATCTGCCTTGTGATAAAAGTGGTGATCCCTTTGCGTATGCCCGATGATTTATTACTTATAGGGGATGATGCTGCTCATGGTGAGGAAGCATATGCATTGTGGGGTGATGGAGAGAAGTATGATTCTACTAAGCATGGCAATTATTCAGATGAAACAGAGCACCCCAAGCTATCAACTGGTGCTACTCAGGAGGTCTAG